Proteins from a single region of Pithys albifrons albifrons isolate INPA30051 chromosome 12, PitAlb_v1, whole genome shotgun sequence:
- the POP4 gene encoding ribonuclease P protein subunit p29: MEELLYRTLPPEDSGDLPIQPQGSEEAKAFVHALLKRSMPQVNDDTIQDMLTRKAVVLEHYPKKKAKQKRKKTKGFTAKQRRELRLFEIEPEQQRYSIFLPLHELWKQYIRDLCHGLKPDAQPHMIQGKLLKADLHGAIVTVTKSKCPSYVGITGIILQEFKHIFKIITKEDKLKVVPKLNNVFSLEIDGFTSYIYGSKFLLRASERSAKKFKLKGTIDL, encoded by the exons ATGGAGG AGCTGCTGTACCGGACGCTGCCGCCCGAGGACAGTGGGGACCTGCCCATACAG CCTCAGGGCTCAGAGGAGGCCAAGGCGTTTGTGCACGCCCTCCTGAAGCGCAGCATGCCCCAGGTGAACGATGACACTATCCAGGATATGCTGACTCGGAAAGCTGTAGTTCTTGAACATTACCCAAAAAAAAAGGCcaagcagaagaggaagaagacaaAAGGTTTTACTGCCAAGCAGAGGCGGGAGCTGCGCCTGTTTGAAATTGAACCCGAACAGCAAAG ATATTCCATCTTCCTGCCACTCCATGAGCTCTGGAAGCAATACATCAGAGACCTGTGCCACGGCCTCAAACCAGATGC GCAACCCCATATGATCCAGGGCAAACTGCTGAAAGCTGATCTCCATGGAGCTATTGTTACAG tcACAAAGTCAAAGTGCCCCTCTTACGTTGGGATAACAGGAATCATTCTGCAGGAGTTTAAACATATCTTCAAAATTATCACTAAAGAGGACAAATTAAAAG ttgttCCCAAACTGAACAACGTATTTAGCTTGGAGATTGATGGATTCACTTCCTACATCTATGGAAGCAAATTCCTGCTGAGAGCAAGTGAGCGATCTGCAAAGAAGTTCAAGTTGAAAGGAACCATTGACCTGTAG